From the Limanda limanda chromosome 2, fLimLim1.1, whole genome shotgun sequence genome, one window contains:
- the kitb gene encoding KIT proto-oncogene, receptor tyrosine kinase b, whose translation MRCHWVVFASHLLLLPLKVWCEPVISPRGPHIVVPKRGKLELRCHDNNTTSSAPPSLRWQWERSRRLEGEVEDGGVAYVKVPSVQGFHMGRYVCVNNITLEHSSIYVYVKDTHNAFQRTMVNVILVRAGEDCTIPCLVTDPEVTLLALDTCDGRPLPLDMSFRSNLQRGVIISNVRKEYEGCYVCVGQLHGLKVTSTQYTVDVRLVPLVPPVITLSQKDTVILRKGEQFALTCSSNNVNPEFSLKWDFPSSAHPNESQASHILSGSRGYQRGTTLLITGVDQSDSGTYRCYAHNERGSSAVTLQLDIRDQGFITMKVSPGPVQADVKEGESLSLRVELDAYPSPSSLSWSYNGKRLLNTTEHVITIHHRKYRYISELRLVRVLGSEGGIYKFSASHEDASVNHSFHVYVSSKPVIIAQEGPVDGQVRCIAAGYPVPKISWYFCELPHTRCSHLPNATQSEMPEVAMVTESAFGRSEVESRLNVSKEHAHYHTLECVASAEGEEAYTLFSISERIVPHQLFTPLLTGMVATGILLSLILLVLLYKYMQKPKFQIQWKVIESIHGNNYIYIDPTQLPYDSKWEFPRQKLRFGKTLGSGAFGKVVRATAYGLCSADTVTTVAVKMLKPNAHSTEKEALMSELKVLSYLGNHVNIVNLLGACTVGGPILVITEYCCYGDLLNFLRRKRESFLNSQVGDGYYRNVLNRTESTSKEAVTGYITMRPSEKERSSQSDDVEMSLDAEDLLSFSYQVAKGMQYITSKNCIHRDLAARNILLTHGRVAKICDFGLARDITTDASYVLRGNARLPVKWMSPESIFDCVYTFESDVWSYGILLWEIFSLGNSPYPGMQVGSEFYRRIQDGHRMTRPEIAPVELYDMMLSCWNHDPLKRPSFRKLVERTELLLSENTKNVYLTLSNAPGRSEQQRAASRRLSSVCSTTAPTQPLLQSTADVFLDYV comes from the exons ATGAGGTGCCACTGGGTTGTTTTTGCCTCACATCTTCTTTTGCTGCCACTAAAAG TGTGGTGCGAGCCAGTCATCTCTCCCAGGGGGCCTCACATAGTGGTTCCCAAGAGGGGGAAGCTGGAGCTGCGTTGCcacgacaacaacacaacttctAGCGCCCCACCCAGCTTGAGGTGGCAGTGGGAGAGGTCCCGCAGGCTGGAGGGCGAGGTGGAAGATGGCGGAGTAGCTTATGTCAAGGTGCCATCGGTGCAGGGCTTCCACATGGGCCgttatgtgtgtgtcaacaacATCACCCTGGAACACAGCTCCATCTACGTTTACGTGAAAG ATACCCATAATGCCTTCCAGCGCACCATGGTGAACGTCATCCTGGTGCGTGCAGGTGAGGACTGCACCATCCCCTGTCTTGTGACCGACCCTGAGGTCACACTCCTGGCGTTGGACACCTGCGATGGACGACCTCTGCCCCTAGATATGAGTTTCCGCAGCAATCTCCAGCGAGGTGTCATCATCAGCAACGTGAGAAAGGAATATGAGGGCTGTTACGTTTGTGTGGGACAGCTGCATGGACTCAAAGTGACGTCTACCCAATACACTGTGGATGTACGACTCG TTCCGTTGGTGCCGCCGGTGATCACGCTGTCCCAGAAAGACACGGTCATCTTGAGGAAGGGAGAGCAGTTTGCTCTGACCTGCAGCTCCAACAACGTGAACCCAGAGTTCAGCCTCAAGTGGGACTTCCCTTCATCAGCG CATCCTAATGAATCTCAGGCCTCGCACATCCTGTCCGGCTCCCGTGGATATCAACGCGGCACGACGCTCTTAATCACAGGCGTCGACCAATCAGACTCAGGCACCTACCGCTGCTACGCCCACAATGAGAGAGGCTCCAGTGCTGTAACGCTGCAGCTGGACATCCGTG ATCAGGGGTTCATCACCATGAAAGTAAGTCCAGGTCCGGTGCAGGCGGATGTGAAAGAGGGGGAGAGCCTGAGCCTCAGAGTAGAATTAGACGCCTACCCTTCCCCCAGCTCTCTGTCCTGGTCTTACAACGGCAAGCGGCTCCTCAACACCACGGAGCACGTCATCACCATCCACCACCGCAAATACAG ATACATCAGCGAGCTGAGGCTGGTGAGGGTCCTCGGCTCGGAGGGCGGGATCTATAAGTTCTCAGCCAGTCACGAGGATGCATCGGTCAATCATTCCTTCCACGTATACGTCAGCA GTAAGCCTGTTATCATCGCTCAGGAGGGGCCTGTTGATGGACAGGTGCGCTGCATAGCTGCAGGTTACCCAGTGCCCAAAATCAGCTGGTATTTCTGTGAGCTGCCCCACACCAG GTGCTCACACCTGCCGAATGCCACCCAATCGGAGATGCCGgaggttgccatggtgacagaGTCCGCGTTTGGTAGGAGCGAGGTCGAGAGCCGATTGAACGTCAGCAAGGAGCACGCACATTACCACACCCTGGAGTGTGTGGCGAGTGCGGAGGGGGAAGAGGCCTACACGCTGTTCTCCATCAGTG AACGCATCGTCCCCCATCAACTCTTCACTCCTCTTCTCACCGGCATGGTGGCGACCGGCATCTTACTCAGCCTCATTCTGCTGGTGCTCCTATATAAGTACATGCAG AAACCAAAGTTTCAAATCCAGTGGAAGGTCATTGAGAGTATCCATGGCAACAATTACATATATATTGACCCGACGCAGCTGCCGTACGACTCCAAATGGGAGTTTCCTCGACAGAAGTTGCGCTTTG GTAAAACCCTGGGCTCTGGGGCCTTTGGAAAGGTGGTGAGGGCCACAGCGTACGGACTCTGCTCCGCGGATACTGTTACAACTGTCGCTGTTAAGATGCTCAAAC CCAATGCTCACTCCACGGAGAAGGAAGCGCTGATGTCAGAGCTGAAGGTCTTGAGTTACCTTGGAAACCACGTGAACATCGTCAACCTGCTGGGAGCCTGCACTGTCGGAG GCCCAATTTTGGTGATAACAGAGtactgttgctatggtgacCTCCTCAACTTCCTGCGCAGAAAGCGAGAGTCCTTCCTCAATTCCCAAGTTGGCGATGGTTACTATCGCAACGTCTTAAACCGAACTGAGTCTAcaag CAAGGAGGCGGTTACAGGATACATAACGATGCGTCCCTCTGAGAAAGAACGGTCCTCACAGTCAG ATGATGTAGAGATGTCTCTGGACGCTGAAGATCTCCTCAGCTTCTCCTACCAGGTGGCTAAAGGGATGCAGTACATCACTTCCAAGAAT tgtattCACAGAGATCTGGCAGCCAGAAACATTCTGCTGACTCACGGCAGGGTAGCTAAGATCTGTGACTTTGGGTTGGCACGAGACATCACCACTGATGCCAGCTACGTGCTGCGGGGAAAT GCTCGTCTGCCAGTCAAATGGATGTCTCCTGAGAGCATCTTCGACTGTGTCTACACCTTTGAGAGTGATGTGTGGTCCTATGGCATCCTGCTCTGGGAAATCTTCTCCCTGG GTAATAGCCCGTACCCAGGGATGCAGGTGGGCTCAGAATTTTATAGGAGGATTCAAGACGGCCACAGGATGACTCGGCCTGAAATTGCTCCCGTTGAGTT GTATGACATGATGCTGTCTTGTTGGAACCACGATCCTCTGAAAAGGCCGTCCTTCAGGAAACTGGTGGAGAGGACTGAACTACTACTGTCCGAAAATACCAAGAAC gTGTACCTGACACTGAGTAACGCACCAGGTCgttcagagcagcagagggcggCATCACGGAGGCTGAGCTCTGTCTGCAGCACCACAGCACCCACCCAGCCTTTACTGCAGAGCACGGCTGACGTCTTCCTGGACTACGTctaa